The following are from one region of the Vitis riparia cultivar Riparia Gloire de Montpellier isolate 1030 chromosome 14, EGFV_Vit.rip_1.0, whole genome shotgun sequence genome:
- the LOC117930090 gene encoding chloride channel protein CLC-b, whose protein sequence is MSLQFSIALMEEDPSQVAETTTTTTTTTTTTTSSVEGVGEGEERDLESNPLNQPLLKRSRTLSSNPLAIVGAKVSHIESLDYEINENDLFKHDWRSRSSAQVLQYIFLKWSLAFLVGLLTGLIATLINLAVENIAGYKLLAVSGLVEKKRYLTGFIYLTTANFVLTLFAAFLCVCFAPTAAGPGIPEIKAYLNGVDTPNMFGASTLIVKIFGSIGAVSAGLDLGKEGPLVHIGSCIASLLGQGGPENYRIKWRWLRYFNNDRDRRDLITCGASSGVCAAFRAPVGGVLFSLEEVATWWRSALLWRTFFSTAVVAVVLRAFIEYCNSGKCGLFGRGGLIMFDVSDVTVTYHAMDIVPVALIGLIGGVLGGLYNHLLHKVLRVYNLINQKGKIHKVLLSLSVSLFTSICLYCLPFLATCSPCDSSITETCPTNGRTGNFKQFNCPDGYYNDLASLLFTTNDDAVRNIFSTNTATEFHPLSLLIFFGLYYILGLITFGIAVPSGLFLPIILMGSAYGRLLGITMGSYTKIDQGLYAVLGAASLMAGSMRMTVSLCVIFLELTNNLLLLPITMIVLLIAKSVGDCINPSIYDIILHLKGLPFLDANPEPWMRNITVGELADAKPPVVTLRGVEKVARIVDVLRNTTHNGFPVVDEGVVPRVGLAIGATELHGIVLRAHLVKVLKKKWFLQERRRTEEWEVREKFTWIELAEREGKLEEVAVTNDEMEMYVDLHPLTNTTPYTVVESMSVAKAMVLFRQVGLRHMLIVPKYQAAGVSPVVGILTRQDLRAYNILTAFPHLAKSKEREKGN, encoded by the exons ATGTCTCTGCAATTTTCCATTGCCTTGATGGAGGAAGATCCAAGCCAGGTTGCAGAAACaacaaccaccaccaccaccaccaccaccaccaccacctcaaGCGTGGAGGGAGTAGGAGAGGGGGAAGAGAGGGACCTGGAAAGCAATCCACTGAACCAGCCACTGCTCAAGAGAAGCCGAACACTCTCCTCCAATCCTCTGGCCATAGTTGGGGCCAAGGTCTCTCATATAGAGAGCTTGGACTATGA GATCAATGAGAATGACCTCTTCAAGCATGATTGGAGAAGCAGATCATCAGCCCAAGTGCTGCAGTATATATTCTTGAAATGGTCGCTGGCATTCCTTGTTGGGCTGCTCACTGGCCTGATTGCCACCCTCATCAATCTTGCTGTAGAGAATATCGCCGGTTACAAGCTTCTAGCTGTGTCTGGCTTAGTAGAGAAGAAAAG GTATTTGACAGGATTCATCTATTTGACAACGGCCAATTTCGTATTGACTTTGTTTGCTGCTTTCCTGTGTGTGTGCTTTGCACCTACTGCGGCTGGGCCTGGTATACCAGAGATCAAAGCTTATCTCAATGGAGTAGATACTCCCAACATGTTTGGTGCCTCCACATTGATTGTCAAG ATATTTGGAAGCATAGGAGCTGTCTCTGCAGGCCTAGATCTGGGGAAAGAAGGGCCTCTAGTGCATATTGGTAGCTGCATTGCTTCCCTACTAGGCCAGGGAGGACCTGAAAATTATCGTATAAAATGGCGCTGGCTCCGCTACTTTAACAATGACCGTGACAGACGTGATCTCATCACATGTGGGGCTTCTTCAGGGGTTTGTGCAGCTTTCCGGGCTCCAGTTGGTGGTGTCCTGTTTTCTCTGGAAGAAGTGGCAAcatggtggaggagtgccctccTCTGGAGAACTTTCTTCAGCACAGCGGTTGTGGCCGTGGTACTTAGAGCTTTCATTGAATATTGTAATTCTGGGAAATGTGGGCTTTTCGGGAGAGGAGGACTCATCATGTTTGATGTGAGCGATGTTACTGTGACATACCATGCCATGGATATCGTCCCTGTTGCATTAATTGGATTAATTGGTGGTGTGTTGGGAGGCCTTTACAATCACCTTCTCCACAAGGTCCTGAGGGTCTACAATCTCATTAATCA GAAGGGAAAAATACATAAGGTTCTTCTGAGTCTGAGTGTCTCACTATTCACCTCAATTTGCTTGTATTGCTTGCCTTTCCTTGCCACTTGCTCACCTTGTGATTCCTCAATCACTGAGACCTGCCCCACCAATGGACGGACTGGCAACTTCAAGCAATTCAACTGCCCCGATGGCTACTACAATGACCTAGCCAGTCTCCTCTTCACCACCAATGATGATGCGGTTCGAAACATCTTCTCTACTAACACTGCAACAGAGTTCCACCCCCTTTCCCTCTTAATATTCTTCGGACTCTATTATATTCTGGGCCTGATTACCTTTGGTATTGCTGTACCATCTGGCCTCTTCCTCCCCATCATCTTAATGGGTTCAGCTTATGGCCGCTTGCTTGGCATTACCATGGGCTCCTACACAAAAATTGACCAAGGGCTTTATGCTGTTCTTGGTGCAGCCTCCCTGATGGCTGGTTCAATGAGGATGACGGTTTCCCTCTGTGTCATATTCCTTGAACTCACAAACAATCTGCTCTTACTACCCATAACAATGATTGTCCTCCTAATAGCCAAAAGTGTTGGTGATTGCATCAACCCAAGCATTTATGACATAATACTGCACCTCAAAGGCCTGCCTTTCTTGGATGCGAATCCTGAGCCATGGATGAGAAATATAACTGTTGGGGAGCTTGCAGATGCCAAGCCACCAGTAGTTACCCTTCGTGGAGTGGAAAAGGTAGCCCGCATTGTAGATGTCCTGAGAAATACCACGCACAATGGTTTCCCAGTGGTAGATGAAGGGGTGGTACCGCGGGTTGGCCTGGCCATAGGGGCAACTGAACTGCATGGAATTGTACTAAGAGCACACCTTGTTAAAGTGCTGAAGAAGAAGTGGTTCCTGCAAGAGAGAAGGAGAACAGAGGAGTGGGAAGTGAGAGAGAAATTCACCTGGATTGAACTGGCCGAGAGGGAGGGAAAGTTAGAGGAAGTGGCTGTGACAAATGATGAAATGGAAATGTACGTTGATTTGCATCCTCTGACCAACACAACCCCTTATACAGTGGTGGAAAGCATGTCGGTGGCAAAAGCAATGGTGCTCTTCAGGCAGGTGGGACTCCGGCATATGCTTATTGTACCCAAGTATCAAGCAGCTGGG GTGTCTCCAGTAGTTGGGATCTTGACCAGGCAGGATTTGAGAGCCTACAACATTTTGACAGCCTTTCCCCATCTAGCAAAATCCAAGGAAAGGGAAAAGGGGAACTGA
- the LOC117931321 gene encoding probable spastin homolog Bm1_53365, with protein MENLAGLGTKEIERVMVLAVTNRPFDLDEAIIKKFPHRLMVGLSTQSRESLCGTVAAANCPLRESLEEEKKVWFPFLTKREGKKKKFMHFCFESK; from the exons ATGGAGAATCTGGCTGGATTGGGCACAAAGGAAATAGAGAGAGTGATGGTACTTGCAGTCACAAACAGGCCTTTTGATCTTGATGAGGCCATTATTAAAAAGTTTCCACACCG ATTGATGGTAGGCTTATCAACACAAAGCAGAG AATCTCTGTGTGGCACTGTGGCTGCTGCTAACTGTCCACTCAGAGAGTCGTTGGAAGAGGAAAAGAAGGTTTGGTTTCCTTTCCTTACtaaaagagaagggaaaaagaagaagttcatgcatttttgttttgaatctaAATAG